The genomic window CATGCAGAGATTCAGAGTTCCTCTCGCTTTCGGAAAACAGGTCGACCTGATGGATATATATTCAAAAATTGCCGAGAAGGAATACGTTGTCTTCAGATCCCGCATCGAAAAAGAAACAATCGACAAGATGGACTTTGAGAGATCACTTCCCGAACACCTGATTCCGCTTGTGGTGGAGAGGCAAAGAACCGACGAAGTTTTCGTCTACCACAAGGGTTTCAGTCTTGAAGCCGGGGACGCCGTATCAATTCTCGACGTCAATCCGATCTCAACGAGTCCGGATATTATCGGGGGAACAGAAAAAGAACTGATTGAAGTTTAGGGAGGCAAAAAAAGATGAATTCCGAGATAAAATCCTTTGAGAACATGCTTGGGGAAATAAAGAAAATTGTCGACACCCTTGAAGAGGGAAAGCTTCCGCTTGACGAATCAATTGAAAAATTCGAGACGGGAGCGGCGCTGATAAAGCGGTGCTACGAGGACCTCGAGAGCGTCAAGAAGAAAATAAGCCTTATAGTGGAGAAAAACGACGGCACTATAGATCTTGAGGATTTCGGCGACGAAGAGCGGTAAATGAGTTTCGACACCAAAGATTATCTCCGCACAAGAAAAGAGGTTGTCGACAGGGCATTGCGGGAATACCTGCCGC from Candidatus Dadabacteria bacterium includes these protein-coding regions:
- the xseB gene encoding exodeoxyribonuclease VII small subunit, whose amino-acid sequence is MNSEIKSFENMLGEIKKIVDTLEEGKLPLDESIEKFETGAALIKRCYEDLESVKKKISLIVEKNDGTIDLEDFGDEER